From the genome of Ptychodera flava strain L36383 chromosome 13, AS_Pfla_20210202, whole genome shotgun sequence:
TGATGCCACGTGAGCTTTACGTCATGACATTCGATGAGACGGTGCTGTGCACCTAGCAAAAAAGACTCAGAAATCTCCAGATGAAAGCCACAAAAGCTGCCTTTTCTGCACAGTCCTAATGATTGATTCAACCGTAAATCATTATCTCTGATTCATCACCTTTGGAGATGCTGggattgtaaaaaaattgtggtTAAGCTCAGTCAATGAAGAACTGGATCTGTTTTTTctaataatgacagaaatacgTATTATCTCCTGGACCATCAGCCTGGCATCAGACAGTTTCTGCATCATGTACCACTTCAACCTCTTCAGCCTTTATTGGTATGTTTGACAATGTACTATTGTTAACGGCTTTCAGAAAGGTTGATGACATACCGTTTCACATTTAGTAAACTAAGACTTCCCAGGAACAATTTCCATTCTCAGTAACGaacaaaatgttcattttgcCCGGCCCAAAGATGAAATCTATTGATTTCTCATCAGTAGACCAAGGAGAGATaacatgcatttcaaatacatCGAATTGATGTACTATGTGACATGTAGATGATTCAAAACGAGTCTTGAAGGAGAGTCTGTCCTGAACTGTAACAATTATgatttcaatgtttacagttcaGAGACCTTTTCTCCTGAAAACTTAATACGAGAGAAGAACCTTTTTCTAGCATACACATGAAACGATCCAGAAAACATGTaccaatatttatatattgtgaTGCCAGCAATTGGTAATGGattcatcaaacaaacaaaaagaccAGCATAAGCCCAAGCGGAATGTACATGACATATGCCAATCAGAGCAGTACATGGTGCGGTAGATGGCGTCAAGGAACTAAATGATGGCAATGTTGACACTATTCAGCCTGAAACAAAGGATGAAGTTCAGGATTGCGAAGCAGATTGATCTGATGTCACGTGTTTGTAATCTCTGCCCCGAGCACGTTGAATATAAAATACATTACTACAGCAATATCTGCAAAACGTTTGCTTATTCTCAGAAAGAAGAGATGTTCCAGGAAAGGCAAATCCTGAAGTCTCAACACAATTGCCATCGCCATCAAAACCCAAGCACTTTGTCTCTTCTTCGGGGTGACAGTGTGGAAGGACCAACCACTTCAGACACTTGCTTGATCTGGCAGCTTGCTGTAAATTTGCCAGGGCCTTCAGACTAAATGTCCTCTTGGTGTGGTGCGTTTTTGTTTCTCGGACGATGGAACACCCAACAGGAGGGTGCAGTGCACCTGCTGAACAGCGCTGGAAATCAGCATATAAAATATGCAGATTCTTGTTTTCTTCTATGATTCTGGAAATAGACTCAACACCTTTGTCGTAGATAGGATTGAAATCGAGGTTGAGTGATGCCAGTGTAGTTCTGCTCTTTATTGAATTCTCCAAGATCAATATGCTCTCACAATCTAACTTATTGTGGCTCAAATCGAGAGCCAAAATATCCAGATATTCGATCATTTTTCCGAGCGAGGGACAGAAAGTTGAATCCAAATTGCAAGCTCTTAAAGCGATGTCATTCAAAGTTCTGTACTTTCCTTCAAGCAAGCTCTTTGCAAAAGCCTCAAAGTCACCCAAGCCAAATGTGCAGTCACAAATGTATAGCCCTTTCATTGAACCAGAATGACTGCAGAGACACCCAAGCATTGACATTGTACTATGAGACAATGTCGCATAACTTATATCGAACGTGAGCAAAAGATAACAGTGCTGATGCAAAAACCCAATGAGATTGGATACACGTTCTGAAGAGAGCAGGGTGCTACAGATACTTATTGCCTTAAGGGTTGACTTCTGATTATATCCGTTGCCATAGACTAGGTCAACAATAAAGTCAAGCTGACTCTCATGGGCCTGTATTCCCGGAGAAGCTGGTTCAATTTCCAAACTGAGAAGTTGGATATTAGTATCTTTTAAGAGTGAGTCACCAGTAGCGAGCTCACGCTTAAGAGCTGACTCAATTGGCTTCGCTCCTACCAAAAATTTAAAGCAGACTGTCGTGGCAGATGCATTATGTCGAAGGGCATCCAAGATCTCAAGAAAGCGATCAATAGAGGATTCCAAATGGCAAACTATGCATACATGGGAAACTTTGGCATGTCGTATCATGTGTGCGATGAACGTGAGTCTATTCATGAGATGGAAATCGGAGAAGTCGATGTGTATCTCCCCTGAAACATATTTTCCGGCATTCGAAACATCTTCAAAACTTTCATACAGAAGATCAACCCTTTCACCAGTTGACGAATGCTGCTCAGTTATTGTGCATTTTCCACTACGTCTGCAGGGAATCGCTTCGGTCAGCTTTTCTCGCGATGGAAATTCACGTGAACTTGAATTGTGGTGCACTTCTTCAAGAAAAGAAGCTAGCCTTCTTGTGCGCTGACTTCGCCATATAGACGTTAAAGGTGGCTTTACGAGATCAAGAATTTGAGGTATTTCCTCAGTTTTGGCTGATTTTAGCATGCCCATCGCAAATTTAAGCACTTCGCCTTTGTTTGGAAATTCAGCTGCAAGTTTTGATAAGATCTCAATACGCACTTCCTTGTCAAATCTCGCTATACGATAAGCAGCAAAGAATTCTTGTAGGGTTTTGTGCGGAAAAACGTATATCTCGTGTCGTCTGATACGAGATGAACTATGCTCTTTGGTTATGAAACCTAACAAGTAAAGGTAGTCATCTTTGTATTTCTCTTTGATGTCAGATTCCTCAAATGTGAGACAACCAGACTCAAAGCCTTCAAAAGCGATAGAAGATGTTtgaaacatcaatttctcacaGATCTTAGGGAGGTTGGAACCGCACATTTCTATGCCATTCTTTGCACAGAATCTCCTACATATACAATAGACCAATTCCTCATACAATTCTAGTCTTGTGTTAGGCAGTTTCCCTATATCTTCCCATAGGACACACATGAGGACAACATTAAGGGGGTTGTGAGCCAGGTCTTTAAGATAGGGAGAGACTTTCATTCCCTCTGTGAGACCTTTGTACGACAACTCGGGGTTTACACAATGAAAATATCTGCCGACATATTTGATGGCATTTTCTAAAGTGTAACCTTTAATGTTGAGGTGCCTGTCATACCATATGCCATAGCTGGCGCCAATTTTCATCCAATTATCCGGCCTACTAGTGACAACCACCGTGCAGTGTCGCAACAACTTTCCAGTGAGAATGTTAAACAAATCGGTGTCAAAACCTTTGTGCATTTCATCTACGCCATCTACTACAATCAGATGCCTATGCTGTGTTTCTGATACATATGTTTTGAATTCTGACCTGGATACACAAGAATCCATGGGTATAATTTGGTCAAACAGAGCTTCCAAGACATTACCGTTCAAATGTTTGGCTTCGAGCAGTAAAACAAACTCGAAATTGGACACGGCATAGTTAGTTGTTGGTTGTGTCCAGTCTAAAGCTAACTTCCGACAAACAGTACTTTTACCAATTCCTGGTTTGCCGTATATAAGGACACGCTTTGGTACATCTTTCCTTGAAAGAGGATCAAACATCTGTTCCATTGATATCTCCCTGTAAGAAATAAGACGTGAATATATTAGATGAAAAAGGTGATAGGACAATAGGAATAATTATTAAATGTAAAGGTTTGCTTCAGGTAGTTTTACCTTCTCTCTCCTATTATTTCTAATCTGGTGTACACTTCTTCTTTCAGATCCAAATCATAATCAAGCCATGGTAGAGGCTGTGTCCTCCCAACTGTATGTTTATAGTGAAACTTTAGTTCGTCAATGACTTTCCCCATTAAGGTTTCCTGAAAGTAAGtgaagaaaatatttaaaaaactgcagatttattattttttttcaggttGCGTACAGCTTAATGTCAGATTTCAGGCGAGATAAGATATCACAGTTGACAAGCTTGCTCTTACTATATTAGTCAGGGAAAGCAACTTCCTGAGAAACGTTAGTATGTTTATCTTTAATTCCATGCACAACTTCTTTCTTGTGTCAAACACTTGCGGCATAAATTTTAAGTTTACCTTCATTGCCATGCTGGGTTAGTGTGAGTTGGCCACCTCCAGTCCGCCTCATAGCATATTTAATTTCAGTTGACGGAGTTGGTTGGTTATtttcccgactgctatgttgaTCTTCGATAGATTGGACCGGGTCTTCATTATTATCATCTCTTGCTTTATTTAAGTTGGCCAAAGCTTGGAGAGACTCAACAGATTTGGCCGTTTTCTTGCTCAATGCCATATGTTCACCGTGCTGTTTCTCAGCTTTCCTTTTTACGACTTTCAGACCATCAGTTATCTTTTTCAGGTTTTCATCCACACGCTCAAAATTCTCGGATGTGAAGTCTTTCAAAGAATCGACGATCAGTTTTGTCTGCTGGGTCAAAACCTCCTTCAAATGTCCCACTTCCTGATGGTTGAGTGTTCCATGGCGCCACTGGTTAATCCTTGATTGATCAGCACCAAGTCGAACCAAAATCTCTTCAAGTTCTTGCCATTTTTCAGTGAACTGGCTATCATTAATACCTGTGGTTGCTACATGACCATAGAGTTCATTTCGAAAGAGTCTCAAGCGTGCAAGGTCCGCTTCCATTGACACATCCGTAGGTGCCGGTCTGTTCACCCATCCTGGCCAGTTAGGTTGATGCAAGCCTCCATACAAATGACCGAGATTTCGGATCAAAAAGAGCATCAATGTTAGATCATAATCCTGAATGGAAGGTTGTGGGCCAGATTTCGGGAAAAGAAGCAGGAACTGCCTgttatttaaaatctttggtaCTAGAgctttcagtatattttgatttttgctaaGAACATTTACAAGAGTATCTGGTGATATTATTTTCAGAAACACTTTCCTCACCACTTCGGTACCTTCGTTGATGAGAAGGGCTGTCAGTCTTGCACCGTTTATAATATCCTCTGAATACACATTTTGTGGAGCAGCAGCCATGATTTAGGCGTCGTCATTCAAACTGTCGATAGAAAGAATTActaaatatttgaaagtttacAGGTTAGGAAAGATATTCTCTTATAATGTTTTCTCATCCTTCCCCATCGAATATTCGTTTCTGTTTCTGAAAGCGTAGAAGTGGTATCACTACCAGTCAGTTAACTTTGCAAAAGTTCACAGGTTCCTTTGAAAGATATGTTGTCAAGCAACTATATGGGTAGGCCTTCCTTGTACAATTGTAATGCTTTTCAAATCACTATCGTTATAATATCGCTGTGTTATAAGATTCTTGTTCACTCCAATGATGAATCTTTAAGCCCTAAGCTTGACATGTAGAATGCTTTAGCTGTCTTGGGTGGTGCGAAGGTGGATGAAAATATTAGAGGTCCAGTATGAGTCTGATAATCTAATTTGTTCTTTTATACGTGCATATATAGAGGGTGATTTCATTCGATAATGGTTCGAATGTAATGTGAAATCCCAAAATTCTTCTGTATGTGAAAAGCATTTCCTACCCGCAAAAGTATATGTGCAATACGTACACTGGAAAAGGCCGGCAGtgacaaaattctgttgtttgccgGATGGTCTTACATCCAATGTGCCGAATGAAGTCGTGTGATACAGACAAGTGCAAATGTGAAGATAATGTCATCGTGTGAGCAATGGTTTATTAGCATTCAAACTAGGTAGAGACCTTCAATGGGAGATAGAGCAGTTGGTGTACATCAAAGGCGAGGGCATAGGGAATC
Proteins encoded in this window:
- the LOC139147604 gene encoding NLR family CARD domain-containing protein 3-like gives rise to the protein MEQMFDPLSRKDVPKRVLIYGKPGIGKSTVCRKLALDWTQPTTNYAVSNFEFVLLLEAKHLNGNVLEALFDQIIPMDSCVSRSEFKTYVSETQHRHLIVVDGVDEMHKGFDTDLFNILTGKLLRHCTVVVTSRPDNWMKIGASYGIWYDRHLNIKGYTLENAIKYVGRYFHCVNPELSYKGLTEGMKVSPYLKDLAHNPLNVVLMCVLWEDIGKLPNTRLELYEELVYCICRRFCAKNGIEMCGSNLPKICEKLMFQTSSIAFEGFESGCLTFEESDIKEKYKDDYLYLLGFITKEHSSSRIRRHEIYVFPHKTLQEFFAAYRIARFDKEVRIEILSKLAAEFPNKGEVLKFAMGMLKSAKTEEIPQILDLVKPPLTSIWRSQRTRRLASFLEEVHHNSSSREFPSREKLTEAIPCRRSGKCTITEQHSSTGERVDLLYESFEDVSNAGKYVSGEIHIDFSDFHLMNRLTFIAHMIRHAKVSHVCIVCHLESSIDRFLEILDALRHNASATTVCFKFLVGAKPIESALKRELATGDSLLKDTNIQLLSLEIEPASPGIQAHESQLDFIVDLVYGNGYNQKSTLKAISICSTLLSSERVSNLIGFLHQHCYLLLTFDISYATLSHSTMSMLGCLCSHSGSMKGLYICDCTFGLGDFEAFAKSLLEGKYRTLNDIALRACNLDSTFCPSLGKMIEYLDILALDLSHNKLDCESILILENSIKSRTTLASLNLDFNPIYDKGVESISRIIEENKNLHILYADFQRCSAGALHPPVGCSIVRETKTHHTKRTFSLKALANLQQAARSSKCLKWLVLPHCHPEEETKCLGFDGDGNCVETSGFAFPGTSLLSENKQTFCRYCCSNVFYIQRARGRDYKHVTSDQSASQS
- the LOC139147030 gene encoding E3 ubiquitin-protein ligase DZIP3-like translates to MAAAPQNVYSEDIINGARLTALLINEGTEVVRKVFLKIISPDTLVNVLSKNQNILKALVPKILNNRQFLLLFPKSGPQPSIQDYDLTLMLFLIRNLGHLYGGLHQPNWPGWVNRPAPTDVSMEADLARLRLFRNELYGHVATTGINDSQFTEKWQELEEILVRLGADQSRINQWRHGTLNHQEVGHLKEVLTQQTKLIVDSLKDFTSENFERVDENLKKITDGLKVVKRKAEKQHGEHMALSKKTAKSVESLQALANLNKARDDNNEDPVQSIEDQHSSRENNQPTPSTEIKYAMRRTGGGQLTLTQHGNEGKLKIYAASV